CGCGTGAGGCACTCCGGGAGAATCCTCCGGTTCGACGGCATCAGCGGCTACGGCTCGATCGTCTCCGACGATGACGAGGAGATCCGTCTGCACGCGGCCGACCTGCGGGATGACAAGTACCTGTTCGTTCCCGGAACCGAGGTCTCGTTCGAGATCGAGGAGAGCGGCCACGGGTTGAAGGCGTACGACGTGGCCCTCGCCGGTTCCACCGGGGGGCCGGTGCTGTACGTGCTGTCGAGCAGGCGGGAGGAGGCCGAGGAGGACCTCTGCGACGTCCTGCCCCGGAGCGAGTTCCTCCGGGAGATCACCGAGGTGATCGTCGTCGCGGTGCCCTCGCTCAGCGCCAGGCAGATCCTCCAGCTGCGCGCGCACCTGGCGAGGTTCGCCCTGTCGCATCACTGGATAGAGGGCTGAGTGCCCGGTTCACGCGGTGTCGGTGAGATCCCGTGGCAGGCCGACGGGCAGCTCGGTCCGCCTGTTGACGTTGAGCTTGCGGTAGGCCCGGGTCAGGTGCTGCTCGACGGTGCTCTCCGTGACATGGAGCTTCCGGCTGATCTCCCTGTTCGTCAGCCCGCGCGAGGCCAGCGTCGCCACCCTCCGCTCTGCGACGCTGAGCACGTCGAGCCCGCCCTTCTCGGCCTCGTCGGCCACATTCCAGTCGGGCAGCAGCCGCTCGTACAGCACGTTCGCCTGGCAGGCCTTGGCCAGCTGCAGCGCGTGCCTGGTCATCATCCGCGCCCGGTCGACCTCGCCCGTCTCCTGCCTGGCCTGGCTGAGCTCGGCGAAGGTCAGCGCCAGCTCGTACCGGTCGCCGCACGCCTGCAGCAGGTCCGCGGACTTCCGCAGGAGCACCAGCCCCTGCTTGACGTCGCTCGCAGCGGCGAGCACGCGCAGGCAGACCCCCTTGACGTTCGCCTCGTCCGCGCCGCTCAGGGCCAGCTCCTCGCGGGCCAGCTCGCGGGCGGCGTCGAGTTTCCCCATCCGTACGTAGACCTGCGCCAGGCCGCTGCGCCACGGGATGACCGAGGGGAAGTCCAGACCCCAGTTGCCGGCCAGCATGCCCGCGCTCTGGAAGTCGCCGAGCGCGGCGTGCAGCCGGTCGGTGGTCAGGTAGTAGTGCCCGCGGGCGTGCAGCACCTGCAGCCAGAACCTCGTGTTCCGCATGGAGTCGGCGGGGATCTGCCGGAGCTGGCTCCTGGCCTCGGCGAACTTCCCCATCCGGGTGTTGACGAGGACGAGTTTCGCCATCGGCGAGCCGATGGCGACCCCCCAGCCCTGGGCCGGCAGGATCTCCATCGCCGCGCGGGCGTGCCGCTCGGCCGAAGGCAGGTCGGCGTAGCGCAACGCGATGCCCGCCTGGACGTCCAGCAGGACCGCGCGCCAGGTCGCCGCCCGCCACAGGGCCGCCTCCCCCAGCAGGTACTCGCACCAGAAGCTCGCCCGGTCGACGCGCCCGGAGTGGATCAGCACGTGCATGGCGGAGATAACCGCCTCCAGCACGGTGTCACCGGCCTGGCAGCTCTGCAGCACCAGCTCCGCGTTGTCCACCGTCTCGGGGCTGCCTCCTCGCGTCAGCATCGCCGTCCAGCTCGTGGCCGACCTCTTCTCGGCGCTCACCCCGGACGCGGTGGTGATCACCTGCGGATACCAGCAGTGCAGCCACTCCAGGGTGGTCCGGTACTCGGCCGCGTCCAGGTGCCCGGCCGTCACGTCCAGCCTGGCCAGTACGGCGGCGGCGTCGCGCCAGCGCCCGAACCACACCAGTGCCCTGAGCAGCAGGAGCGCGTCCATGACGCTGAGGAGGCCCTTGACGTCCGCCTCCAGCAGCGACTCCAGCTCCTTGACGGCGGCCGCGGCGTTGAGCCGCCACTGCGCGCGGACCAGCTCCGCGGTCAGCGCGGCGGCTCTCACCTCGTCGACGTGCCGGCCCCGCCTGGCCAGCTCCAGGCAGTCGATCGCCTCCCGCGCGTTGCCCCTGGCGAGCTCCTGCTTCGCCGCGCTCTCCAGGATCGGGACGGCCCAGGACTCGGTCGCCGCTCCCGCCGCGACCAGGTGTCCGGCCGTCTCCAGGTGCGGGGCGTCCTCGTCGTGCAGTATCCCGGCCGCGCGCAGGTGTAGCGGGGCACACTCCTCAGCCGGGATGTCGCCGAGTACGGCGGTACGGGCCCGTTCGTGGCGGAACCTTCCGCCGTCCATGAGCCCGTCCGTCTCCAGCTGTCGCAGCAGCGCCGTGACCGTGGAGGGTTCCGTCTCGAGCAGTTTGGCGATCGTGTCCGGCGTCGCCGACTCCCCCAGCACCGCGGTGGCGCGGGCGGCCCGCAGCAGTTCCGGTTCGCCGCGCTGCAGGCAGGCCAGCACGGCTCGGGCGAAGGCCTGGCACACGACCGCCTGGACCTCACCGGAGCGCCTCTCGTCGCCGTAGGTCCGGTAGTCGTCGATCAGGGCGCGCACGATGAGCGGATTTCCGCCGCTCAGCCGATGGCACTCGGCGGCCAGCTCGCGCGCCACCGGCGACCCCAGTTCGGCTTCGATCAGCCGCTCGACCCCCTCGGGCGAGAGGAGCCGCAGTCTGATCATCCGGAAGTACGGCTGGCGGGCCAGTTCGAGTTCGAGGGGAGAGTGTGCCCTGCTCGGTGCCGCCCGCTCGTTCAGGATCAGGAGCACCCGTGCCGACCGGATCCGGCGCTGCAGGTAGAGGAGGGTCTGCATCGAGGCCTCGTCCGCGAAGTGCACGTCGTCGACGGCTATCACCACCGGACGTTGCCTGGCGAGCCTCAGCAGGGTGGCGCACGCCTCGTGCACCAGGCGCGCCGCCTCGAGCACGTCCCCGCCACCCCAGGATGCCAGTTCCCCGTAGACATCCGACGGCAGGTGCGCGCTGTGGAAGAGCTGTCCCATCACGCCCATCTGCAGTGTGCGTTCCGCGGGCGAGCCGGCGGCGGTCAGGAGCAGCGCACCCGATTCGACCGCGTATTGAGCGAAATGATAAATGAGCTCGGTTTTACCGCTTGCCACTCCACCGCTGACCAGTACTACATGCCCGTCCCCTTCGGCACTTTCTAAGTAGAGTTTTCTCAGCCCTTTGGAAATTGCGCCCCGGTCAAACAAATCAGTACTCCGACTTCGGTCAGACTTCAGCCCCCAGTGCCTGCCCCGGCATCCCCCGATGCCCGTCACGGTGAATCTACCATCCACCCCATACAAGTGTCTAGATATGCGACACAGGCCACGCTTCGCGCAGTAATAACTACAAAATGGTGCGGTGAAATCGTCGACCCCGGTAAACAATTGTTTTCGGGAGGCTAGCGCCGGCCCGATGGCGAGAATCCGGCATCTGACCTGCGACGTTCGCGAGAGGAATACACGACACAAGATCGGCGAACCACCCCGTGGCCCCCAGTGTCATGGCAACTCCGCCCGCACCGAACAATGCTTCAAAAACATCAGTGGCGGTGAAACGACTCGTGAATTACACCCGTCGGCCGTCCATCCGGTGAACGACGAGTTTTCCAGCGCGTTACGGTTGACCACGCGGGCTCCACCACACCGACCGGGACCGTTTCCCGTGGGCGGCGGAACCCTTTCGGTCACGGAACTGGAAGAATCCGTGAGCGGCCCTGTGGCGCTCGCCGGGACTTCCGTTCACGTGAACGGCCGAGCGACACCTCGCCGAGCCGGATGCCGTCGTGCCACGGGGTCCGCGAGACGCGCGGGTGATCGTGGTCGACCATCCGGGCGTCGAGACGTGAGTGCCGGTGGGCGTCCCGCTCGGTGCCGTGCACGATGACGGACCTCTGGTGACGCGAGAGTCTCATCGGCTCGCGTGCCGGCGGGTGATGCGAGGTGGCGACCGCGGGAACCGTCGTCATCGGCGGACCTCTGCCTCGTCGAGGCTCTCGCGGGGGTCAGAAGTGGGTGTGACGAGCAACTCCGCCGATTTTCCGGCGTGCGGGAAACAGGGCACCTGGATCTCGCTCCTTGGTGAGTAACCTCTCCAAGGTTGCCAGCGGTGCCCCGCAGGGGACAACCCCCTATTTGACCTCTGTCCGGGTAGGGGTGTCGGACGCGGAAGTGGATGCCAGGCAGTCCGTGACCAGTCGCAGGACCGCGGCCTGGTGCGCGTTGAGATAGAAGTGGCCCCCCGGGAAGACCTTCAGCCGGAAATCGGCGCCGGTGTGCTCGCCCCAGGCCTCGGCCTCCTCCAGCGTCACCTTGGGATCGCTGTCACCGACGAGCGCGCGGATGGGGGCCCGCAGATCGGGGCCGGGGACGTACCTGTAGGTCTCGGCCGCCGCGTAGTCCCCGCGGACGGCGGGCAGCACCATGCGGATGATCTCGTCGTCCGCCAGCACGTTGGCGTTGGTGCCTTCGAGGCCGCGGATCTCGGCCAGCAGCTTCTCGTCGTCCAGCAGGTGGAACGTCTCGTCACGCTCACGTGACGGCGCCCGCCGCCCCGAGGCGAACAGCACGGTCACCGCGATCCCCCGCTTCTCCAGCCGCCGGGCGACCTCGAACCCCACGGTCGCGCCCAGGCTGTGACCGAAGAGGGCCAGCGGCCGGTCGGCCCACCCGCTCACGGCCTCGGCCACCGAGTCGGCCAGCTCGGGGACGTTGTCGACACAGGGCTCACCGCGCCTGTCCTGACGTCCCGGATACTGCACCGCGAGCACCTCGACGGCCGGGGAGAGCGCCCGCGAGACACCGAAGAAATAGCTGGCCGAGGCCCCGGCGTGCGGCAGGCAGACCAGCCGGTGCCCGGCCCGGGGAGCCGGGTGGAACCGGCGGATCCACATGTCGCTGTCAACGGCGGTGTCCGGCATGACGCGCTCCTTCTTCGTTCGTCTTCTTCCCTCGTGCCGCGGGGAGTACACGCCGCCGGCCGCGGACAGCGGGCTCATCGACCCGGAATCGAACAACCTGCCCAGCCGGACCTCCGGAGCGCGAAAATCCACTTCCGGCACGCCGGGACCCGATGACGCGTCCTCAACGAGTACGGACATCGACTCACACTCCGCAGCGGTGAGCAGCGGGCAACGAATTCGTCGCGCACCTCTTGAAACAAGAGAATAAGCCGGGGATCCGTACACCGGACAACCCCTAACTTACCCTTACGTCCTTTCGCGATAGTGGATTGCCCTTTCGAAGGGAAGGCCGAGCCTATTATCGTTTCTCCTCGTTGCGCATATCTAGATGGGGGTACGTGCCATGAAGGGGATCATCCTGGCAGGTGGCTCCGCCACCAGGCTTCATCCGGCCACGCTGGTCGTTTCCAAACAGCTGCTTCCGGTGAACGACAAGCCGATGATTTACTATCCGCTTTCCGTGCTCATGCTCATCGGCGTACGCGATATTCTGATCATCTCGACACCTGTCGACGTTCCCCGGTTCCAGTCTCTCCTGGGGGACGGATCGCAGCTCGGCCTGCGCATCGACTACGCGGTCCAGGACGAGCCCGGTGGCATAGCGCAGGCATTCACCATCGGCGCCGACCATATCGGGGACGACTCGGTCGCGCTGATACTGGGCGACAACATTTTCCACGGCACGGCGTTCTCCGACCTCCTCCTGGAAAAATCGAAGGACGTGCGCGGGTGCGTGCTCTTCGGCAGCGAGGTGCGCGATCCCGAGCGGTACGGCATCGCCGAGATCGACGCCTCCGGCCGGCTCCTGAGCATCGAGGAGAAGCCGGTCCGCCCGCGCTCCAACCTGGCGATCACCGGCCTGTACTTCTACGACAACGACGTCGTCGACATCACCAAGAACCTCCGGCCCTCGCCCCGGGGCGAACTGGAGATCAGCGACGTGAACCAGGTCTACCTGAGCCGCGGCCAGGCGAACCTGGTCGTCCTGGGCCGGGGCTTCGCCTGGCTGGACACCGGCACGCCGACCTCGCTCCTGCAGGCCGGCCACTACGTCCAGACCATGGAGGAACGCCAGGGCGTGCGCATCGCCTGCCTGGAGGAGATCGCCCTGCGGATGGGCTTCATCGACGCCGACGCGTGCTACCGGCTGGGCGTCCGGATGTCGAGCTCCGGCTACGGCCGGTACGTCATGGACCTCGCCAGGTCCGCGGGGCTCTCGGCGTCACTGTCATAGGGGAACGGGCAACCAGCGAGAGGGAGACGGGCATGTTGGTGACCGAACACGACGTCCTGCCGGGCCTCGGCCGGCTCATCGGCGAGATCACCGGGACACCGGCCTCAGGGATCACCATGGACGAGATCCTCGACCCGGCGTTCCTGGCCGAGATCGTCGCGGCCGCCAGGCACGACTACAACCTCGACCTCACCGACGACGAACGCGGCGGCCTGAAGACCGTCGGCGACCTGGTCGGCCTCATCCTGGGCTGAGATCCGGGAACGGCTCAGGAGTAGGCGGCGACCATGCCGGTGACGACACCGGCGAGCGAGACGAGCGTGAGGACGCAACCGAGGACCACCGCCGTGCGCCTGCCGCGACGCGCCTTGAGAACGTGGAGGAACACGTACGGCAGGAAGCCCAGCACGCCGACGCCGAGGAACGGCATGGTCAGCGCGGCGAGGACGCCGGAGGTGCCGGTCGGGACGGCGCGGTCGCCCTCGGGGGTGAGCTGGGCCCGCCTGACGTCACCGGCGGTGGAGTCGGGCGAGGCGTCGACCGGGAT
This region of Streptosporangium sp. NBC_01495 genomic DNA includes:
- a CDS encoding ATP-binding protein, which translates into the protein MDGRFTVTGIGGCRGRHWGLKSDRSRSTDLFDRGAISKGLRKLYLESAEGDGHVVLVSGGVASGKTELIYHFAQYAVESGALLLTAAGSPAERTLQMGVMGQLFHSAHLPSDVYGELASWGGGDVLEAARLVHEACATLLRLARQRPVVIAVDDVHFADEASMQTLLYLQRRIRSARVLLILNERAAPSRAHSPLELELARQPYFRMIRLRLLSPEGVERLIEAELGSPVARELAAECHRLSGGNPLIVRALIDDYRTYGDERRSGEVQAVVCQAFARAVLACLQRGEPELLRAARATAVLGESATPDTIAKLLETEPSTVTALLRQLETDGLMDGGRFRHERARTAVLGDIPAEECAPLHLRAAGILHDEDAPHLETAGHLVAAGAATESWAVPILESAAKQELARGNAREAIDCLELARRGRHVDEVRAAALTAELVRAQWRLNAAAAVKELESLLEADVKGLLSVMDALLLLRALVWFGRWRDAAAVLARLDVTAGHLDAAEYRTTLEWLHCWYPQVITTASGVSAEKRSATSWTAMLTRGGSPETVDNAELVLQSCQAGDTVLEAVISAMHVLIHSGRVDRASFWCEYLLGEAALWRAATWRAVLLDVQAGIALRYADLPSAERHARAAMEILPAQGWGVAIGSPMAKLVLVNTRMGKFAEARSQLRQIPADSMRNTRFWLQVLHARGHYYLTTDRLHAALGDFQSAGMLAGNWGLDFPSVIPWRSGLAQVYVRMGKLDAARELAREELALSGADEANVKGVCLRVLAAASDVKQGLVLLRKSADLLQACGDRYELALTFAELSQARQETGEVDRARMMTRHALQLAKACQANVLYERLLPDWNVADEAEKGGLDVLSVAERRVATLASRGLTNREISRKLHVTESTVEQHLTRAYRKLNVNRRTELPVGLPRDLTDTA
- a CDS encoding thioesterase II family protein, with protein sequence MPDTAVDSDMWIRRFHPAPRAGHRLVCLPHAGASASYFFGVSRALSPAVEVLAVQYPGRQDRRGEPCVDNVPELADSVAEAVSGWADRPLALFGHSLGATVGFEVARRLEKRGIAVTVLFASGRRAPSRERDETFHLLDDEKLLAEIRGLEGTNANVLADDEIIRMVLPAVRGDYAAAETYRYVPGPDLRAPIRALVGDSDPKVTLEEAEAWGEHTGADFRLKVFPGGHFYLNAHQAAVLRLVTDCLASTSASDTPTRTEVK
- the rfbA gene encoding glucose-1-phosphate thymidylyltransferase RfbA, producing the protein MKGIILAGGSATRLHPATLVVSKQLLPVNDKPMIYYPLSVLMLIGVRDILIISTPVDVPRFQSLLGDGSQLGLRIDYAVQDEPGGIAQAFTIGADHIGDDSVALILGDNIFHGTAFSDLLLEKSKDVRGCVLFGSEVRDPERYGIAEIDASGRLLSIEEKPVRPRSNLAITGLYFYDNDVVDITKNLRPSPRGELEISDVNQVYLSRGQANLVVLGRGFAWLDTGTPTSLLQAGHYVQTMEERQGVRIACLEEIALRMGFIDADACYRLGVRMSSSGYGRYVMDLARSAGLSASLS
- a CDS encoding acyl carrier protein — protein: MLVTEHDVLPGLGRLIGEITGTPASGITMDEILDPAFLAEIVAAARHDYNLDLTDDERGGLKTVGDLVGLILG